TGCCTCCTGTCCTCGCTCTCTAAGGATATCTTTTCTCTCCTAGAACTGTTGCAGTCTGGACAGAGGGTAGAACGCACTATTTGGCAACATTTACAGTGACTGACCCCATACGTCCCTAGAATAGAATCTGAATAGTTCACACCAGGTGTGTTTCTCACAGTATCATTCATTTCAGTGTGGGCAGTTCAGCATTCTTGCCTAGTGCCCTGTATCAGGGCAAAATCAACCTGGCTGGGTTTCCTTCAGTCTGTAACTGGCTGACTGTTGTCAGCCTTTAGCAAGTCCCTTCTTCTTAGACACCATTGCCAGAGGAGAAGAAGCCTCAGCCAAACCTGCAACCAGGCTaaccagaaataaaatgtgtgcAAAAGTCATCATCTCCCCCAGGATTACCAGCAGCTGCAAGCTGTGAAGATGATTACAAATGTTagatttttcatggaaaggaaaatgtcaGGATTTTGTGGATTCAGGATGAAGTTGCAATAGTTTATATCTCTTCAAATATGCTTAATTTCCTCATTTGGTCTTCTTTTCTATGTAACCAAATACTGGTTTTAATTTACACATTATGAGACACTTCTTGTTCTGAGATATGTTGCAATAATATTCAGTCAAACacgtttcttttttttttttttaacagaagcCCTGTCACAGCCTTGATGGAATTTTTGAATATATATGTGtacataaatatgtatatatatggcACTGATATAATAACAGCACTGCTTTTCACTGCTCCCATCTCTTCACTGTGCAGTCCCAATTGCTCTTCAGACAACtgtcaaaaacaaaaacattttcaccTCACTCTGTGCTGTTCCTGTGTGGCAGAACAGTCCTACCTGCTCCTTCCTTTGACTTATTGCCTGGTTCCAAGTAGAGAAGACCTTGCAGCTGGACCCTTCACCCACAGATACTGAGACAGCTCCAAAGCCACCCAGCCAAAGCTCCTCTGGGAAGAGTGGGGATGCCAATATGTTCTGGAGAGTCTGGATTCTGTTGATGTAAGGTGCTGGTTTCCCCTCAGGGGCTGGTGCACAGTTTCTTCTTTGCAGGTTCTTGCTGGCCCAGATGTGGTCAATCAGTAACCCAGCCAGAGCCTCCCGCACAGAGGTGCTGCACAGATTCTGTTGTTATTTCCAGCTCTGGGTCCCTCATCataagaaggacatggacctgctggaaTGACTCCAGAGGAGGGCTctgaagatgatcagagggctggtGCACCTCTCCTATGAACACAGGCTGAcagagttggggttgttcagcctggagaagaaaaggctttggAAAGACCTTAGAGcagccttccagtgcctaaaggggctttACAAGAAAGCTGGACAGGGACTTTTCAGGGGCCTGTAATGATAGGAGAAGGGGAAGTGGCCTTGAACTGAAAGAAGGTAGGTGGGCTTAGGTCAGATGTGTAGGCAGAAATCCTTTACTGTCAGAGTGGTGAGGTGTTGAAACAGCTCACCCAGAGATGTTGTGAatgccacagccccaggggctggctggaaggccaggctggatggggctttgaggaacgtggtctagtggaaggtgtcctttccaatggcaggggggttggattaggtgatctttagggtcccttccaacccaaagcattctatgATCCTTGTAGGAGGACCTATGCTCCATTGTGCTGCCTGCCACCCTCTTgccaaagggatttttctaaTCATAGTCAGCACAATGTCTGTGCCACAAGAGATCACTCAGGGTACAAGCAGAGCTTTGCATAGTTGTCATGCTTTTATCCAagagatggctgctgcagctgcatgcCTGGATGTCCTGTGGAACTCCAGCTCATGACCAGCTCTGGACCGCTCTGGTCCTGGCCCTTCCCTGTTGCTTCAGTCAATTTTGGTGGTCTCAATGGAAGTAAAACATTAAGGGTGGTAATGAGGCACTTCATAATCCAAAAGAGAGTTAATTTACCATTGTCACTGCTGGTGGCTTCCTGAAAGTCTTTTATACTGAGGCCTGCAAAAATAATAGCATTTGGCCAAACATCAAGCCAAAACTTGAAAAGTTTGAAAATGTGTTGCAAATATgtagaaaacattttctgagtTTGGTGGAAAGTGTTGGAAAACTATTAAAAGTAGTAGTTGTGAAAAAAGAGCTGTACAGATTTGTTTGCAGCAAAGGGTGGTTTGGGCTATGTATAAGTCCTGAGTACCTGTTTCAGCCCAGATTTAGATGGTGACTCTGTTTCATACAGAGGCTTAACTGAATCTAAGCTTAACTGTTGTTCTCCAGGCTGCCTTCTGCAGTTCATGGAAAAATACTCCAGGGAATCAGGTCGTCCCAGCTAAGAGCTGAGTGTCATTCCTGAAACTGTGGAATGTGTCTACAGACAGCATTGAGGGCTGCTGGCTCTCTCATACAGCAccctggggaagcagcaggcCTTTAGGAGGCTCAAATCCAGAACATAACCCTGCTACTGCTGTTTCTCCTTAAGTGAATATTGCATTTTACCCACAGAGACAATAAAAATGCCAGCTGGTTAAACTGTGTAAGCTGCTGCAAATGAGGCCTTTCTCCTCTTATCATCCCCCTGGATATAAACAGTGTTTTCTTTTAGCCTGATTTTATTGTGAAAAAAGCTTGCACTGAAACAAACtcttctgctttgctgctgcagcacagacactcAAGGCAATACCAAGCATCTGGATGACATTACACCTCAAGAAACAGAATTTGAATCCCATTGGAAGCAACTATAAAGACACACAGCCTTTGAGCAGCCTATAAACCATCCACCACAAGAAATATAATGGAATAACGGAGGCATTCAAGCATCCTTTTGGTGCATCCCCAAGTACAGCACACTGCTGACAGTGCAGCCAGCTGCAGTGATTGCTGTGGAAGGAGCTGGGCATCTGAGCCAGAGCAGGCTGGAGTCAATAAGTCTTTCCATTTACTTTGGTGGACTTGGAGCTCAGTTTTTAGTTACTCATGCACTCCATGGTGCTGACTGAGGCAACCTTCCTTCCTAAGGAGCCTGAACTTGGCATCAGAGGTGAGAGGATGCAATCAGAAGTCTAAGTTTGCTTTCCCAGGCTTTGAAAGTAGAGATactaaattatataaatatacataaaagCTGTGTAAACTCAACACAGCGTCCTTTTGCCTCACTGATGAAAATCAGATGGTTGTTTTCTTGTGTTCTTGTTACTGAAGAAGCCATTGTTAAAATGCTTCTAAAGCTCACATCATGTGCCCATGTACCCTCTCTCCCTTGCTGTGAGGGTGAGGCTGCTGTATTACCTTTGAACTGGAAGTCATTGAAGTTACACAAATCTTTATGACTTACAATTTGTCAGATAGAAGCTGTTTTGGCTTACAGTGGGTGACGAACTGCACATGTCCAAGGAACCAAATAAACCACATCAGGCAGAAAAACTCTTAAATCAGGGAATACAGGTTTTTGAGAACATTTAACTATCTATTCATATAAATgagtaaaacaaaacattttctctacgtaaataaaaaaatgtcaaaTATCTTTCTAGGCACATAATATTTTGTGTAATTTCTGGGAGGACTTACCagaattaaaaagaataattcCTTTAAGATAGGCATATTCTTTTGCACTTATGTCCAGGTCCCAGAATTTCCACAATAAATTCTTCATCTTCTGAACTTCTGTGAAAGATGCTCCTGCTGATGAGCTGCCCAGTTCATTCATAGCTGTTGAAGACTGATTGaggaggatttttttcaataaactgGTGGCTGGAACCTCTCTCAGGTCAAAATCCACTCCTTCTTGTGCCATGCCCAGGACAAAAAGGGGGACCCAGTTCTGTTGTATGAGGACAAACTGATCCTCCCAAGGCATGTGATAAAAAGAAGGTAAGTTTCTAATAAAAGTTGAAGTCTTCAACAGCACTTCAGAAGCTCTTCTGCATGTGGCTTCTGGTGTTCTCAGGACAACTCTTCTGTCCAAACAAGGAcagcattttcttcttgcaGAGCAGTGGGGGCTGCAATGCTGCTGGTGCCACTTGGTCTCACTTCCATGCTCTTTGTTAAGGATCTGGTACAGGATGCTTTTAGAATGGAGTGTCTCACACTGACATTTCCCACATTTCTCAGCAGGGATCTCGGTGGCCATGCTGTCAGAGTTCCCTGTGGCAGGAAGCAGCATGTCTGGAGCAGTGCGtcagcagcaggggagggcCCTTCTGCCACACAGGGAGGCATTGTGTGCTTATATAGACCTGGGCAGGTGTTGGAAGGTGATATGACCCTGATCCATAAGGTTACCTTGAACTTTACTTGCACCAGTGTGTTTGGAATGGGGCgtggctgcaggctgctggcaTGGGCCAGTCCTGGGGACCGTCCTGGAGATGGAAATCCTGCGTTTCACAATTACCTCAGGTTTCTGTGAGATTTGAGAGAAACTTCAGAGAATGTCAGCTGTTGGGAGTTTATGACAGTGTTCTCTCTTGCAGTTCACAAATGATAATTTCAAACACAGAATGTGAAGGCTTAAGTCATAGAATTGattaagttggaaaagacctttcagatcatcaagtccagccattaacccaacactgccaagtccaccactaatccattcctcaagtgccacatttacatgtttttaagtgcctccaggaatggtgactctaccacttccctgagcagcctgggcacctGGGCATTGATGTAGAACAAGACAACACAAGACATCCAGTACAGCTTCCTCCTTCAGAATATTTCTCCCAGACAGGCTGTGTAATTAAATTTTCCTCATAGAAACTGATGAAACAAAAATGGCCATTCATACTAGTGTACATGGGAACTTTTGTAGCAGCACAAGAGCTGAATGATTGAATTGTCAGGACTCTTCAGCCAACATCAGGGAACACTAGGTAGCAGGAATGAAAGCAACTCAGCCTTAATAAGAAGATATTGGTAATTCAAGTTTTTGTTACTTCACACTCTACTCTCTTGCTTGCTCTTATACAGGGGAAAAGGTACTAAGTTTTTTTCACCAAGCATGATGTTTATGCATTCCTACCATGTGGGCTCTTAGCATGTCTCAGCAAAAACTGGGCATTAAAAACAACAGCTTGAAGGTCTCTATCTGCCAGATCTCCAAGCCTTTGGTGTGCAAAGGCCTCCCCCCACCATCAGATGCCTAACTGCAAATTTGTGTTTTGCTACAccaggttgggttttttccatgcTGGGCTATTTTAAGAAGTACATTCTTTACCTCTTCATGATATTTATGTTGCAAAATTTTCCCCCTCTGAGGAGGCAAAAAGTGGAGTAAGGGATGTCTGCTCCAAAGTTGAGAAATTTAGGAGTGTAGTGCTGCTGAGGTGCAGTGACTGCTAGCTGCTGTGGAGGTTtcagggcacacacagcactgaaTACCTGGTGGTATTTGCTTGTCCACCTCTCCATTCATTCAACAGCTCCCTGCTACTGTCCATTGCTGGGGTATCAAAGAGCTTTGTAagttaaatcacagaatcacagaatcacagaagttcaagactggaagagacctataagatcatcaagtccagtcgatgttctaactgttcactagatcatggcagcaagtgccacatccagtctttttttgaattcttcaagggatgatgactccaccacctcactgggtaaatgattccagtatctgaccactcttactgtgaaatatttgcttcttaattctaacttacatctcgcttgacgcaacttgagactgtgtcctcttgttctatctgttatcgcccggagaaagagaccgacccccagctcaccacagccacccttcaggaagttgtagagagcgatgaggtcgcccctgagtctccttttctccaggctgaacaaccccagctccctcagtcgctcttcgtatggcttgtgctccaagccccttattagtctcgttgccctcctctggacacgctcaagcaactcaacgtccctcctaaagtgaggggcccagaactggatgcaatactccaagtgaggcctcaccagtgccgagtacaggggaagaatgacctctctgctcctgctggccactccatttctgatactggccaggatggcattggccctcttggctacctgggcacactgctggctcatatttaatcgactgtcaaccagcacccccaggtccctttccacctgggcactgcccagccacaccgtccccagcttatatcggtacagggggttattgtggccgaagtgcagTACTCGGCACTTGGgcttattgaagttcatcccgtttgattctgcccatgcatctaacctttccaaatctctctggagagccctacacccctcaaGCAGATCTGcactctttcccaatttagtgtcatcagcgaatttactaataaaagactctaagccctcatccatatcatcagtaaaaatgttgaaaaaaaaaaatggcacagCAAAAGAGAAATGCCCAGAAAGTCCCCAGAAAAGCCCCTCCCTCTTATTCATAATGTAAATTCAAGCTGAGCTGAGGCTGAATGGAATGAACTTCAGTTACAGGGGCATTGCCATCTGAGGTTCAGCATGAATTACATTGATTGGCTAATGGCTGTACTACAAAGACAGACTGAGCTTGCTAAAATCGTTCTTGCAGAGAGTTTGCTTGTGAAAAGAAGTGCTGTCTCCTAACTGCTGGTGAGTGAGTGGTGTTTCAGTAATCTAGGCAGCAGAGTTCTGAGCATCCTAGCTCCTGTGCTCCAAGACCAACATCTCATGGTTAACCATTTCACTCTCTTGGTACATGCCATTATTTCACAGCTCCTATTAACTGTGCTTATGAAAATTCCTTCAGGTTAAATTGGttcttttcctacttttttccttctgaggtCTCCATCAGTCATATGCAGAGTTCTGATGTCAGCAACATATGGTATTGGACACCATTTTTATTTGTCatcatttatttcctttgtttgtgTATAGAGCTAAGAGGCAGAagcaaattatatttctttctctcagaATTTCccagtgtgtatatataaatatatatgtataattatataataacTTTGTGACTATTTACCAAAAATAAGAGTAAAGGTCACTGCACCAGTATGACTGCCTAGGATGCATTATGCATTATCAGATTTCCTGAGAAAATGATTACTTAGAATTATGAGTCAATATTGAATTGCAGGTGAAACTGATCCTGGTCATCCCCATTCAAAACTGACTGCCTGTGTGACCCAATTTTCTCAAAGGTAGAAGACCAGCAGCCAAATTTAGCTCTATACTCATAAATTAGGCAAtagttaatttttctttctaaatctTACCTACAGAATGGTTACAGCCACATGCACCTAGATATAAAGCATCTGTCTCCATGCTGCAGTAGCAATACTTTGTACTTTCAAATGTTAAGGAAGAATACAATACAAAACCCAATTTTGTGATATGATAAATCCCCATGGATTTCTATCTATTTTAGCTGTCTCTAGCATGCTGGCTTGAGAACAATAAGACACAATCACATCAGtgttattttttgctttttgcattTATATACTTTTTCAGCCTAGGAGACACCCATGCCCACAAACACTCACTGCCACCACATTCTCTCTGATACCATCAGAATTGCTTCTCCAGCACAAGTGTTGCCATTTGGACAACAATACAATGTGTCCCAAGTTCACACACAAAATTAAAAGACCTGAGAGAGAGttggtttagattagatatatggaaggaattctttcctgtgaggcactggcacaggttgctcagagaagctgtgtaTGCTCCATCActgggagtgttcaaggccaggttagaagggctttgagcaacctggtcagcggaaggtgtccctgcacatggcagaggggttggagcTAGatatctttaaggtcccttccaacccaagccattctatgtATGTTCACCCCATTGCTgggaattaaaataataaatatctcATTGGCTCCAAACTTATAAGACGTGTACTATTTTTGGCTCATAGTCCATAGCATTAAATCACTTAATGGAATACCTGGAAGTCTGAAGAGACTTGTCACATAGTAGAGGAGATTGCATGACATACTTATTGCCTTGGCAGTAGCCCAACTTGAATCTTTCAGTAACAGTGTATGATATATCCCACTCTTCTCATGACTATTTTTCTTGCCTTGAATAATTTGCATCTTAGGGAAATCCTGAGCCAGAATCACTTTATGCATTTAACGACTTTCAATTAATTTCTAACCTTTGTTCCTGGAGTCTGCTTCTAAAGCCACAAGAACATCCACATTGGCCTACATCAAGGAATTCTCTGGGGATGCTTGTAAGTGAGACAAAACTTACTCAAACATTACATTTACAGGATCTGGTGCCTTCTTGCTCTTTTAttggaggaaaaaggggaatcaatcaatcaatcaatcaatcaatcaatcaatcccTATTCATCCTATTGCTTGGTCTACTTTATAAATCACAGTAAGACTCCCTTTGTCCAAACTAAAGAAATGTAGCTTCTTTCTGTAGAGTGACACAAGGCCTTTGTTCATTTTGTTAACCTTATTTGAATCTTTCCTAGCCCTACAGCTTTTCTAAGATATTCTTTAGAGGGATGTGCATGAAGTATCAGGACACAGTATCCAGGACTTAGGAAAGCATGGATTTATACAGAGACAGGATGAAGTTCTCTGTTTTGCCTTTCTCAGAAGTCACTTTTGAACAATGAGCTGTTGTTGCTGTGGAACAGTCACAGCCCCCAGGTTTTATTCCTGAGTGATGGTCATCAGTTCAGAGGCTCTTAACTTCATCAGGAGTAGAGTCAGGAGTGGTTTATGTGCATCTTTTGCCATATATGCATATGCACATATTCTTAATCATCATTGACATCTAGCTGATGATTTTCATGAAGCCTTTCGGCAATTCTTCTGAAAGTCCTGTCTTCCTCCAAATAATTTTGTACCATCAGCAGACATTGATATTCTCAGACTTTGAAGGCACTGCTCTTCAGAACAGTTCACTCAATACTGTGAGTCATTTAAAATACTATAATAATTTAACTATGAGACAGAAATCTGACACTGTCCTTATAGTAGAGTGTCCATATATACAAGCACATAAATGTTGGACTGTACATATGTACACCATATGTATAGTGACTGTTATTTCCAAGCATTGATGGGAGCTCTCCTACTTTCCTAAAAGGTAAGATTGGAGGCAGATGCATTTCTGGAGGAGAAGAATCTTCTGCTATTATTTAAATGGGCATTAAGAAGGAAATGCCTCCCCAGGAAACTGACAGCAGCCTTTCTGGCGTCACACCACCTTGATATGAGCACATTTTCCTTGATTCAGTGACCTCTTATCACTCTGGTCTCACTTGAAAACATTTAATTGGCCTATAAACATCCATATGACTTCAGAACAGGAATCTCTAGGAGTTTTATACAATGTGTTTTCTGGGAGAGGTTGGGTGAATTCCATGTCACTGGCACTTTTGAGGACAGCTGACCTCTCTAACAGCcttaagaaaaggaaacagcaaTAAAACCATTATCTTTCTAGAAGGGTTCAATTCCCTCCATCTTTCTTGAGCTATAAAGGCATTAATTTCTCAGCTAGAGAAACTAAAAGCTACCATTCAGACTGCCAGCTTTGGCTAGGCAGATACTGGGAAATACCAGGTCCACACTGAAGCCTGCTCATCTTTTAAACAAGTTCTGAAACAATGAGAATGCCATGGTAAAGTAGGATTTGACCCTAATATCTGAAGTAAATCTACATGAATAACAAATCCAGTTAATTTAAACATGCTTAGCCTACCTTGAAGCTCAAGTGATTGAGGGTAAGCATGTgcttaaaatgcttttgttggTTATGTCTGATAAAATCATCATCTTTTTGATGATAGCTATTTGAATAAATTAGCAAACTAATAGAGAGGCAGCTGCCCTGCCATGAAATGTTTTCTAACCTTGAAACTAGGCCTGTTTTAAATTTGCCTCTGGTGACTGAGTTAGATAGAAGGCAAGTGTCTCTGAACTTCTGCCCCAAACTTTGATGCAAAACAGGACTTCTGAGGAGCCCCCTCCCTAAAAACATATCCAAGGCATCATATTTAACTCATTCTTTGTTTCAAGAAACCTTGGGGTAGCATTTAATGTGACTTTTTGGCAGGTGCTGCTCACTAGCTGAAGTAGGGGCAGAGTTCATCTTCATTTTAAACCAAGGACATTTTGTTAGAGTTATTATGCTGCCTGACTGTATCTCAGCTGTTGCAAATGTGAATGCAAACATGTGCCATCTGGAGCTATAACAAATACGAGACTAAAATATTAGCACAGAAAGTAAATAACAGCTCAGCAGTTCTCCTCAGGCAGAAGATGGGATGACACAGGAACATATTTCTTAACTCTTCAGCTTCTTATAAATCTAAAGAAGCAATAGATTTCTTTGAATACATGTGCATAAATAAACCCAAAATGTCTGTTCATGTTGTTTAAGAAAGCgaagaaacaaataaacaaaacaacaaacaaacaagcaaaacaaacaaacccagctgGATAAGTAAACTCTTTCCACAATTTTTTAATAGTTCTAACCTGCCCCACAGTCACATGGGGTCAGAGACTTCTTCAGCACTTTGCACACCATAGcaggtgtgcagggacaggtgacaggTAAGGGATTGGTTTAAGTCGTGTTTGGAAATGGACATGAATCTGGAGACATGAATAGATTTTAGGCTGCACAACACCAATTGTTTGCTGTCTTCATACTAAATTTTTTACAAGGGTAAATTGTCATTTTTTTATAAGGGCACACCTTGGGATGTAGAGATTCTAAAATAAACCAGAAGTGACCTTGTACAGGTTTGTGCCATttttctccagctcctccactGAGGAGATGGTGTTTGTACAGTCACCCCTatcagcactgggacaggcaccATCTGTCATTTTAAATGCAGATAGATGTACCACTTATTATTGCTCAGCAAGTGAAAAATAATGCAAAGCACAGTTAGAAAATGTTCCTGGCTAGCAATGCCATCTCCAGAGTGGCACTGAAAAGGAACTCCTCCttcagccccctccccagctgagAAGAGTGGTTTAGATGATAAACTTTTTAATGTAGTATGGAGCCCACTGTCATATCAAAGTTTAGTCTGTCTCGTGTCATTGAAGATAAATGCCTAATTTAGTGATCAGCACTCTGTAAATACCACAGATTGGCAGGTGAAGGTTAGATGGCAGATTAGATATGTGGTGTACATCTTCAGACTTGGCTTTATGCATTTCATTTATGATCAGATTAGCAAGGCCCAAGAAACTGAACCCCAAactctttcattttattttgaaatatatagGGGACAAACAGATCAGAAGATGCCTTCTGTGAGAAACATAGGACTAATGTATTGAATTTTCCCTGTGACAAAATCAACATGGCCAAACTTCCCTTGTTGTTTGCCATGGGATAACTTCTCTACTAATATAAATATCTGTCTTCTTAGACTGGGGAAAAGGAACCAAGCAGTTCTGTCTCAAAATCTGGATTTTCTAAGAGCTCAGAGTacttaaaaacagaaaatcctCTGGTATTACAAACAATGGATGCTTAATCTGTCAAACCTTTACCTGACTGGCAGCACTGAAAGGCACGAGTCTGCCTGCCTTTAGGCAATTATTTCTTTAGAAACAGGCTGGTCTGACAAAactggggagaaagaaaagatgttgAGTCACACTGTAAATTGCAAATGAATttcttagaaaaagaaattatctccATGTTAGAGGCTCGGCTGTCAGGGTACCTTGGGGAATGAGGCAGCCTTCTGAGAACCATGGAGTCCAGCAGGAGTGACGAAAAAAGATTGAAAACCTTTCCAGAGAGCATGTATGGTTTTGAGCAAACAGTTATGTGAGATTAAGGCTAAGGAAATGGATTTCAAATGTTCAAACCCAGGGAAGGATAGCCACAGTCTCTCTGTAGAAATAACTAAGCTGCTGAGACAGTAGGAGTTTCTGAAAATTGAAAATGTTAAATAGTACAGGCTAAAAAtagaagggagggaaaggagggaaagatCAACCTAAGCACATTTAATAAGAACAGATTATGACAGGATAAATGCAAACAGTTGTATAAAGATGTGAATTGCTGAGTCAAAGATGGCCACAAGACACAGGCACTTCCAGGCTGTTCAGTGGCAGTTTGAAAGACATTCAGACCTTCTTCTGGACCTGTTTCTGCATACAGTTAATGACTTAGTACTGAGACTTCAGTGTTGCAAGATCAACTGCTGCTTACTCTGGCATTTATGTTATTTCTGTCACTCTGAAAAACAGCTCTGAGATTTTTAGAACCATGCACATTTGCAAAAATCATATTTTTGAAGGAGAAGTCTGGCTCCATTTGTCTCATAAAAGTCTGTACTTAaccacttttttaaaaaacactatTATTCTAAGGTCAGTGGAAACTCCATTAAAGTGTTTCAGGAAATCATCAGATCATTAGAGCAGTGGAAACTGAAATGTATGCAATGTACTGATTTCAAACACATTATAAAACTGGGTAAGAGATCAAGTGTGCAACATTCTCCTTTGGGACCCACACAGTTCCAGCATGATTTTATCATGCTACATGCCAGTGACTGGTCCTACCTCACCGTGGCTACTGGAAGgtatttttccttcaaaggTTCATCCATTGTCACCTCTCAAACCAGCCTTTGAAACCAAGCAGAGACATAACTTTTTCTCCCTTAGCTACCTGGGGAAACATATGTAGGAGGAGTTTTGTCCTCAGGAGTGTATCTGATACCCAAATCTCCCACCTTGAAGGTGGGACCTTAGAGTCCTGCCATTGTGCATTGAAATTGTGCTCAGAAAGGCAGGGTTTGAAAACCACGAATCAGATCAGTTTAACTGCAAGGCTTGTGTGAAtgcattaaaagaaacaaaagaccAAGAGAAGCACATATCTGCAGTGTGCTCAACAGTCCTTTCACCCTCCCCAGTTCCTGTGACAGGATGGTGACAGCTCTGTGATAATCTTATGAGAGGTCACATCCAAATTCAGATGGACCAAAGCATTTATATCCCCAGGACCTGTTTGCCTTTATAGCCCAGATCCAACAGTGCAGGTCCTTCTGACCCAGACctctcccctttttcctccctcctcctgcctcatATGCTTCTGGTTCATTAGGTCAAGCAGGAAAGGCTCTAGAATTTCCTTCCACTAAATCAGTACTTGATGCCATCTGTTGTAGAGATGAAATTCTCCTTTGGACAGGGCAGAAGGATTTCTCCATGCCCAGTTTACAGCTATTCCCATAGTGGGCCAGGATTTACCAAGTTCTCAGCTCAGCGTGAAGTAGAACTGATCTGGGAAATGCCCAAATCCCA
This window of the Ammospiza nelsoni isolate bAmmNel1 chromosome 3, bAmmNel1.pri, whole genome shotgun sequence genome carries:
- the LOC132070515 gene encoding nuclear receptor subfamily 0 group B member 2-like, with the protein product MATEIPAEKCGKCQCETLHSKSILYQILNKEHGSETKWHQQHCSPHCSARRKCCPCLDRRVVLRTPEATCRRASEVLLKTSTFIRNLPSFYHMPWEDQFVLIQQNWVPLFVLGMAQEGVDFDLREVPATSLLKKILLNQSSTAMNELGSSSAGASFTEVQKMKNLLWKFWDLDISAKEYAYLKGIILFNSECHALKCLPYVQSLQQEAQKALMEFISTMLLGSLSRFASILQLITSLRDIDADAIEELFFRPILGEATLNVLLIETLYIKPDWL